The following are from one region of the Endozoicomonas sp. 4G genome:
- a CDS encoding oxaloacetate decarboxylase: MSDKNNALHRLIAKEGIVTAPGVYDGLSARLGEEAGFSALYGSGGAMARSTGVPDIGLLTLTEVVDRVRQICEATSLPVIADADTGFGNEVNVKRTVELFRNAGVCGFHLEDQEFPKRCGHLDGKSLITTEEMCKKVSVAAKYADHVTVIARTDAIAVTGFDDAIERAEAYVEAGADMLFVEAPQTIKQIEEIARQAPGPKMINMFYGGKTPVVPTEDLKAMGYQLIIVPSDLQRAAMTAMREVLEVIKRDGNSGALADGMMTFQERERLVKTQEFLNP; this comes from the coding sequence ATGAGTGACAAAAACAACGCCCTCCACCGACTGATAGCTAAAGAAGGCATTGTGACTGCACCTGGCGTATACGACGGTCTCTCTGCCCGCCTGGGTGAAGAAGCAGGTTTTTCTGCCTTATACGGAAGTGGTGGTGCAATGGCCCGAAGCACAGGGGTCCCCGATATTGGTCTGCTGACGTTGACCGAAGTCGTTGATCGTGTTCGTCAAATCTGTGAAGCCACTTCACTGCCTGTGATTGCCGATGCGGATACCGGCTTCGGTAACGAAGTGAATGTTAAGCGAACCGTAGAGCTATTCAGAAACGCCGGTGTATGTGGCTTTCACCTGGAAGATCAAGAATTTCCAAAGCGGTGCGGACATCTTGATGGCAAGTCCCTGATCACCACTGAGGAAATGTGTAAGAAAGTGTCCGTTGCGGCAAAATACGCAGACCATGTCACGGTCATAGCACGAACGGATGCCATTGCGGTAACCGGTTTTGACGATGCCATCGAACGGGCCGAGGCGTACGTTGAAGCGGGAGCGGACATGTTGTTCGTTGAAGCGCCCCAGACCATCAAGCAGATCGAAGAGATCGCCAGACAGGCACCGGGACCGAAAATGATCAATATGTTTTACGGGGGCAAAACACCCGTGGTACCCACAGAAGATCTCAAAGCCATGGGTTATCAGCTTATCATCGTTCCTTCTGATCTTCAGCGAGCGGCAATGACCGCCATGCGGGAAGTGCTTGAAGTCATCAAGCGTGACGGCAACAGCGGTGCCCTTGCCGATGGCATGATGACGTTTCAGGAGCGTGAGCGACTGGTTAAGACCCAAGAGTTTCTGAACCCTTAA
- a CDS encoding RRXRR domain-containing protein, which translates to MRKASSSDVAVERVKFDMQLMENPDTSGVEYQRGASFGTELRQYLLYRDRHKCSYCKEVSNDPILNIEHSISRALGGSNKKNKLDAARVRNVTNILKGKKVNCLKDATAVNATRNESARPISTSKSH; encoded by the coding sequence ATGAGGAAAGCATCAAGCAGTGATGTGGCTGTTGAGCGTGTTAAGTTCGATATGCAGTTGATGGAGAACCCCGATACCTCGGGGGTTGAGTACCAACGAGGTGCGTCGTTTGGTACTGAGTTGAGACAGTACTTACTCTATAGGGATAGGCACAAATGTTCTTACTGTAAGGAAGTGAGTAACGACCCAATACTCAACATCGAACATTCCATATCTAGAGCTCTGGGAGGCTCAAATAAAAAGAACAAGCTGGATGCAGCAAGAGTCAGAAATGTGACCAACATCCTGAAAGGAAAGAAGGTAAATTGTCTGAAAGATGCTACTGCTGTCAATGCCACAAGAAACGAAAGCGCTAGACCCATTTCAACATCAAAATCACACTAG
- the cfa gene encoding cyclopropane fatty acyl phospholipid synthase: MNNVDLFSTLLAPADIQINGDRAWDIQLHDESALDTILAQGSLGFGETYMKGLWDCLQLDELVNRLLRHKLEDQLSVKAKLLLGITIGQKKIANLFNRQSVAQSSKDVPFHYDIGNDLFQIMLDDRMTYTCGYWKEASNLNEAQAAKLNLICRKLGLMPDMRVLDIGCGWGSFMNYAAENYGVMCDGLTLSKEQAQLGQELSHNQSLPVRFMLKDYREYEPTRQYDRIASIGMIEHVGPDNFSEYFQRAHRLLKDDGIFLLHTIGSPVSQNKTDPWIHKYIFPNGVIPSISQLTASMEGLFNVEDIHNIGPNYDKTLMAWCNNFENNWEQIAHKYDKTFYRMWRYYLLSCAGAFRSRNLNLLQFVLTKPGSALPPTARLC, from the coding sequence ATGAACAACGTAGACCTCTTCAGTACCCTGCTTGCTCCCGCCGATATACAAATCAATGGTGACCGGGCATGGGATATCCAACTACACGACGAATCAGCACTGGACACGATCCTAGCACAAGGGTCATTAGGCTTTGGCGAAACCTATATGAAAGGGCTATGGGACTGTTTGCAGCTCGATGAGCTCGTTAACCGTCTGCTCCGCCACAAGTTAGAAGACCAACTCAGCGTCAAAGCAAAGCTGTTACTGGGTATTACTATTGGCCAGAAGAAAATTGCCAACCTGTTCAATCGGCAAAGTGTTGCTCAATCCAGTAAAGATGTGCCCTTTCACTATGATATTGGCAATGATTTATTTCAAATCATGCTGGATGATCGCATGACCTATACCTGTGGGTATTGGAAAGAAGCGTCCAATCTTAACGAAGCACAAGCGGCTAAACTCAACCTGATTTGCCGAAAGCTGGGGTTAATGCCTGATATGCGGGTACTGGACATTGGGTGTGGCTGGGGCAGTTTTATGAACTACGCAGCTGAGAACTATGGCGTAATGTGTGATGGCCTCACCCTCTCAAAAGAACAGGCTCAACTAGGGCAGGAGCTATCACACAACCAGTCCCTGCCAGTGCGCTTTATGCTGAAGGACTACCGAGAGTACGAGCCCACGAGACAATATGACCGCATTGCTTCCATCGGCATGATTGAGCATGTTGGGCCGGATAATTTCTCCGAATATTTTCAACGTGCTCACCGGTTACTCAAAGATGACGGTATATTTTTATTGCACACCATTGGCAGCCCTGTATCACAAAACAAAACGGACCCATGGATTCATAAATATATTTTCCCCAATGGAGTTATTCCTTCTATTTCACAATTAACGGCATCAATGGAAGGGCTCTTCAATGTTGAGGACATCCATAATATCGGGCCCAATTATGACAAAACATTAATGGCCTGGTGTAACAATTTTGAAAATAACTGGGAACAGATCGCCCATAAATACGACAAGACGTTCTATCGCATGTGGCGCTATTATTTGCTTTCCTGTGCCGGGGCTTTCCGCAGCCGGAACCTGAATCTACTGCAGTTTGTCCTAACAAAACCCGGCTCTGCACTTCCGCCCACTGCCAGACTCTGTTAA
- the pabB gene encoding aminodeoxychorismate synthase component I: MKELSIVELDYLSDSSPYFEPFTKHPWACYLDSCSSSFKKEQHKRYDIITADPWAVVTVDSNHQIRIINRLSGKNQVKGDQSPFKILDDLLSTMSKVEHPDLPFTGGALGFWGYELCGLTEPEKIQPRHVETPLMSVGLYHWAIICDHHQQKTVFFSHPDMPEIERESILALINNRTSPEDSKPFQLLEAFSSTISKSEYELAFNKVQDYILAGDTYEVNLTQEFTSRYRGDCWQAYKYLRTVSPAPYSAYLSHPDVTVLSHSPERFIKVNDRMVETHPIKGTKPRGKTPREDLAQAEELLTSEKDRSENLMIVDLLRNDLGKVCKPGSIRVPRLFELESYANVHHLVSTVTGELSQEHRILELMEGAFPGGSITGAPKIRSMEIIRELEAVARNVYCGAIGYVSCNDKMDTSITIRTLVAQNHKLHCWGGGAIVAESDCHQEYQESITKVKNLMTALETFCRSPTGVC; the protein is encoded by the coding sequence ATGAAAGAGCTATCCATTGTTGAACTGGACTACCTGAGTGACTCCAGCCCCTATTTTGAGCCTTTTACCAAACACCCTTGGGCATGTTATCTGGACAGCTGTTCTTCCTCTTTCAAAAAAGAACAACATAAGCGCTATGACATCATCACGGCAGACCCTTGGGCCGTGGTGACTGTAGACAGCAACCACCAGATCAGGATCATCAATCGTCTATCCGGTAAAAATCAGGTTAAGGGCGATCAGTCCCCGTTCAAGATTCTGGATGATTTACTGAGCACCATGTCAAAGGTAGAGCATCCTGACTTGCCCTTCACAGGTGGCGCCCTGGGATTCTGGGGTTATGAGCTGTGCGGCCTGACCGAGCCAGAAAAAATTCAGCCACGACACGTGGAAACGCCTTTAATGAGTGTTGGCCTTTATCACTGGGCCATTATTTGCGACCACCATCAGCAAAAAACAGTCTTTTTCAGTCACCCCGATATGCCGGAAATTGAACGGGAAAGCATTCTTGCTCTCATTAATAACAGGACGAGTCCAGAAGACTCCAAACCGTTCCAGCTGCTGGAAGCATTTTCTAGCACTATCAGCAAATCAGAATACGAGCTTGCCTTTAACAAAGTCCAGGATTACATACTTGCCGGTGATACCTATGAAGTTAACCTGACTCAGGAGTTTACCAGCCGATACCGTGGAGATTGCTGGCAGGCCTACAAATATCTCAGAACAGTAAGTCCAGCCCCTTACTCTGCTTATCTATCTCATCCTGACGTTACCGTCCTGAGCCACTCGCCGGAACGATTTATTAAAGTAAACGATCGCATGGTGGAAACCCACCCCATAAAGGGCACAAAACCTCGCGGTAAGACACCCCGGGAAGATCTCGCTCAGGCTGAAGAATTGCTGACCAGCGAGAAAGATCGCTCTGAGAACCTGATGATTGTTGACCTGCTGAGAAATGATCTTGGTAAGGTCTGCAAACCGGGAAGTATCAGGGTTCCCAGGTTGTTTGAGCTGGAAAGTTACGCCAATGTTCATCACCTGGTCAGTACAGTGACTGGCGAGCTTTCTCAGGAACACCGTATTCTTGAACTCATGGAAGGAGCCTTCCCGGGGGGATCAATCACTGGCGCACCTAAAATCCGATCGATGGAAATCATTCGAGAACTGGAAGCGGTTGCCAGAAATGTGTACTGCGGTGCTATTGGCTATGTCAGTTGTAACGACAAGATGGACACCAGTATTACCATCAGAACCCTGGTTGCACAGAATCACAAGCTTCACTGCTGGGGCGGTGGTGCCATTGTTGCAGAATCAGACTGCCATCAGGAATATCAGGAATCCATAACCAAGGTAAAAAACCTGATGACCGCCCTGGAGACTTTCTGCAGATCACCCACAGGAGTCTGTTGA
- the cysB gene encoding HTH-type transcriptional regulator CysB — translation MKLQQLRYIWEVAHHDLNVSATAQSLYTSQPGISKQIRLLEDELGVEVFARSGKHLTRITPAGEKIIETAGEILRKVESIKQVAQEFSDERKGSLSIATTHTQARYALPDIINKFITQYPDVSLHMHQGAPIQIAEMAADGLVDFAIATEALELFNDLVMMPCYRWNRCVLVPKDHPLAQISELTLQDVARYPLVTYVFGFTGRSKLDEAFMNEGLSPRVVFTATDADVIKTYVRLKLGVGIVAKMAYDPELDSDLVPLNADHLFEPSVTKIGFRRGTFLRGFMYDFIQQFAPHLTKEVVQEAISRHNKVEVDELFSGIQLPDH, via the coding sequence ATGAAGCTGCAACAACTGCGCTATATCTGGGAGGTCGCTCACCATGATCTCAATGTATCCGCCACAGCGCAGAGTCTATATACCTCGCAACCTGGTATCAGCAAACAGATTCGCCTGCTGGAAGATGAACTGGGTGTAGAGGTGTTTGCCCGCAGCGGTAAACATCTGACTCGAATCACTCCGGCTGGCGAAAAGATTATAGAAACTGCGGGTGAAATTCTCAGGAAAGTCGAAAGCATCAAGCAGGTAGCGCAAGAGTTCAGTGATGAGCGAAAAGGTTCCCTGTCTATTGCTACAACTCATACCCAGGCACGCTATGCACTGCCTGACATCATCAATAAATTTATTACCCAGTATCCTGATGTATCTCTGCACATGCATCAGGGGGCTCCTATCCAGATTGCCGAAATGGCTGCCGATGGCCTGGTCGATTTTGCCATTGCAACAGAAGCACTTGAACTCTTTAACGACTTGGTGATGATGCCCTGTTATCGTTGGAATCGCTGTGTGCTCGTTCCCAAAGATCATCCACTGGCACAAATATCTGAGCTGACACTGCAGGATGTTGCCCGATATCCGTTGGTCACTTATGTCTTTGGCTTTACGGGTCGTTCCAAGCTGGACGAAGCCTTTATGAACGAAGGTTTATCACCCAGGGTTGTCTTCACTGCAACCGATGCTGATGTCATCAAAACTTATGTAAGATTGAAGCTGGGCGTCGGGATTGTTGCAAAGATGGCTTATGATCCAGAGCTGGATTCTGATCTGGTTCCCCTCAATGCAGATCACCTGTTTGAACCCAGTGTCACTAAGATCGGTTTCAGAAGGGGGACTTTCCTGCGTGGATTTATGTACGACTTCATTCAGCAGTTTGCGCCGCACTTGACTAAAGAGGTTGTACAGGAAGCGATTTCAAGGCATAACAAAGTCGAAGTGGATGAGTTGTTCTCTGGTATTCAGCTTCCCGATCACTGA
- a CDS encoding 3-deoxy-7-phosphoheptulonate synthase produces the protein MAALPIENLNIESQDLLVTPEQLKREIPLSESAERTISEGRQVIRNILDGKDHRLFVVVGPCSIHDVEAAMDYAKRLKKLADELSDTLYLVMRVYFEKPRTTIGWKGLINDPHINDSFKIEEGLHIGRRLLMDVAELGMPSATEALDPISPQYLQDLVSWSAIGARTTESQTHREMASGLSSAVGFKNGTDGGLEVAINALNSVSNPHRFLGINGNGQVAVTRTKGNQYGHIVLRGGNGKPNYDSVSITLCEQELESAGIKPNVMVDCSHANSNKDPALQPLVMENVTNQIIEGNQSIVGLMIESNIGWGAQKVPANLEDLKYGVSITDACIDWETTEKTLRDMKEKLKTVLPARVSE, from the coding sequence ATGGCCGCATTACCAATTGAAAACCTGAACATTGAATCTCAGGACTTACTGGTCACTCCAGAGCAGCTGAAAAGGGAAATCCCCCTGAGCGAATCTGCTGAACGTACCATTTCTGAAGGCCGCCAAGTTATCCGCAATATTCTCGATGGCAAAGATCATCGTCTGTTTGTTGTGGTAGGCCCCTGCTCTATCCATGATGTTGAAGCTGCCATGGATTATGCCAAGCGTCTGAAGAAACTGGCAGATGAGCTAAGCGATACTCTCTACCTGGTCATGCGCGTTTACTTTGAAAAGCCTCGTACCACCATTGGCTGGAAAGGCCTGATCAACGACCCACACATTAATGACTCCTTCAAAATTGAAGAAGGCCTGCACATTGGCCGCCGACTGCTGATGGACGTTGCTGAGCTGGGTATGCCTTCGGCAACCGAAGCCCTGGATCCTATTTCTCCTCAGTACCTGCAGGATCTGGTGTCCTGGTCCGCCATTGGCGCTCGTACCACTGAATCACAGACTCACCGCGAAATGGCCAGCGGTCTGTCTTCAGCTGTGGGTTTCAAAAACGGTACAGATGGAGGTCTGGAAGTAGCGATCAACGCTCTGAACTCCGTATCAAACCCCCATCGCTTCCTTGGGATTAATGGTAACGGTCAGGTAGCGGTTACCCGCACCAAAGGCAACCAGTATGGCCATATCGTTCTGCGTGGTGGTAACGGCAAGCCCAACTACGACTCTGTTAGCATAACCTTGTGTGAGCAGGAACTTGAGAGTGCTGGCATCAAGCCAAACGTTATGGTGGATTGTTCACACGCCAATTCCAATAAGGACCCGGCACTTCAACCTCTGGTCATGGAAAACGTGACCAATCAGATTATTGAAGGCAACCAGTCTATTGTGGGCCTGATGATTGAGAGCAATATTGGCTGGGGCGCCCAGAAAGTACCCGCAAACCTGGAAGACCTGAAATACGGTGTATCGATCACCGATGCCTGTATTGACTGGGAAACTACGGAGAAAACCCTGCGCGATATGAAGGAGAAGCTGAAAACCGTGCTTCCGGCAAGAGTTTCAGAATAA
- the greB gene encoding transcription elongation factor GreB, protein MKSNLITQAGKDKLEEELHYLWRDKRPKVTQAVSEAAALGDRSENAEYKEGKRLLREIDRRIRFLTKRLDIVKVVNYSPEQEGKAFFGAWVELENEEGEVLHCRIVGSDEIDVKQGHITIDSPMARAVIGKQVDDEVMVRTPEGNKIWFINKIQYKPFN, encoded by the coding sequence ATGAAGTCGAATCTTATTACTCAGGCTGGCAAAGATAAGCTTGAAGAAGAGCTGCATTACCTCTGGCGGGATAAGAGGCCTAAGGTGACTCAGGCGGTTTCTGAGGCAGCGGCATTAGGCGATCGAAGCGAAAATGCTGAGTACAAGGAAGGCAAGAGATTGCTGAGAGAAATTGATCGAAGAATTCGTTTTCTTACCAAACGGCTCGATATTGTCAAAGTGGTGAATTATTCACCTGAACAGGAAGGCAAAGCTTTTTTCGGTGCTTGGGTAGAGCTTGAGAATGAAGAAGGAGAGGTTCTTCATTGCCGGATCGTGGGGTCTGATGAAATTGATGTTAAGCAGGGGCATATCACCATTGATTCTCCGATGGCCAGGGCGGTAATCGGCAAGCAGGTCGATGATGAAGTGATGGTCAGGACGCCTGAGGGAAATAAAATCTGGTTTATCAACAAGATACAATATAAACCGTTCAATTGA
- the nfuA gene encoding Fe-S biogenesis protein NfuA, translated as MNITFTEAAQKYLATLLEKQNVEGMGVRLFVTQPGTPYAETCLAYCKPGEEKEGDLILELEYFNCHVEGKSEQYLEDAFVDFSEDKLGGQLTIKAPNAKLPQVSEDSPLDEKINYFLQTEINPGLASHGGVVSLVEIDEGIAILQFGGGCQGCSAVDLTLKDGVEKTLIERIPELKGVRDVTDHSITENAYFK; from the coding sequence TTGAATATTACATTCACGGAAGCAGCACAGAAGTACCTGGCCACCCTGCTTGAGAAGCAAAATGTAGAGGGTATGGGTGTGCGCCTGTTCGTTACCCAACCTGGCACTCCTTATGCTGAAACCTGCCTTGCTTACTGTAAGCCGGGTGAGGAGAAGGAAGGAGATCTGATTCTCGAACTGGAATACTTCAATTGCCACGTTGAAGGAAAAAGTGAGCAGTACCTGGAAGACGCTTTTGTTGATTTCTCAGAAGATAAGCTGGGTGGCCAGCTGACCATCAAGGCGCCGAACGCCAAGTTGCCGCAAGTCAGTGAAGACAGCCCGCTGGACGAGAAAATCAATTACTTCCTACAGACCGAAATCAATCCGGGTCTGGCATCCCACGGAGGTGTGGTTTCTTTGGTTGAAATCGATGAAGGTATTGCCATCCTGCAGTTTGGTGGTGGTTGCCAGGGCTGCAGTGCAGTGGATTTAACGTTGAAAGATGGCGTGGAAAAAACCCTGATTGAGAGAATTCCTGAACTCAAAGGCGTCAGGGATGTGACAGATCACAGCATTACTGAGAACGCGTACTTCAAGTAA
- a CDS encoding multidrug effflux MFS transporter, which translates to MSALNTERHPTAILMILTLFAIVGPVSIDIFSPSLPAITEYFGSNSATTQWSVGIFMLGFSLSMLIVGPLADRLGRKKTLFLGYTLYLLATAATLLTDNIYLFIAARFAQALFGCFGTAVARILAKDYYRDEMEVRMLSYISACLTVAPMLAPIAGGFIQEYAGWQYNFLAMGTMAVIAIMSLLLIPEKHQVSKSSGHPILSGYKEVLTDWRYLRFTIAAGTAFSGAFVFVAAGPFVMISQLGLAPKFYGFLFALAIASYLFSASFGPKLNDRLGRKKSTRVAWITLATGAGISFVTAWWSHGSSILGYMVGIMVFELGLGLFMPLCQARATEHISKNVGTAAGLIFFIEMLLATMVTGLVGLLPEMGTLTLASVTVAAALVAGFCLQKKTMTLFELKHKHSEAHF; encoded by the coding sequence ATGAGCGCATTAAATACAGAAAGACATCCCACTGCTATCTTGATGATACTAACACTGTTCGCCATTGTTGGCCCCGTCTCTATCGATATATTTTCACCTTCACTACCGGCTATTACAGAATACTTCGGCAGTAACAGTGCAACGACTCAGTGGAGTGTCGGTATTTTTATGCTGGGTTTTTCACTGTCCATGCTGATAGTTGGTCCACTGGCTGATCGTCTGGGCCGTAAAAAAACGTTGTTCCTGGGTTATACCCTTTATCTGCTTGCCACTGCTGCCACCCTGCTGACGGATAACATTTACCTTTTTATAGCCGCACGCTTTGCTCAGGCCCTGTTCGGTTGCTTTGGTACTGCCGTCGCCCGAATCCTGGCCAAAGATTACTACCGGGACGAAATGGAAGTACGAATGCTGTCCTACATTAGTGCCTGTTTGACCGTAGCCCCAATGCTGGCTCCCATTGCCGGTGGATTTATTCAAGAATACGCAGGCTGGCAATACAACTTCCTGGCCATGGGGACAATGGCCGTTATCGCCATAATGAGCCTGCTACTTATCCCGGAGAAACATCAAGTCTCCAAGAGTTCTGGTCATCCAATCCTTTCAGGTTACAAAGAAGTGTTGACTGACTGGCGCTATCTCCGATTCACTATTGCTGCCGGCACCGCCTTCTCCGGCGCTTTTGTTTTTGTCGCCGCAGGTCCTTTTGTCATGATCAGCCAGTTAGGTCTGGCGCCAAAATTTTATGGATTCCTTTTTGCCCTGGCCATCGCAAGCTACCTCTTCAGTGCATCATTTGGTCCCAAATTAAATGACCGATTAGGACGTAAGAAAAGCACCCGGGTTGCCTGGATCACCCTGGCTACAGGTGCAGGCATTTCCTTTGTCACTGCCTGGTGGAGCCATGGCAGTTCTATTCTGGGTTACATGGTCGGTATCATGGTATTTGAACTGGGCCTGGGTCTCTTTATGCCGCTATGTCAGGCCAGAGCCACTGAACACATCAGTAAAAATGTAGGCACCGCCGCTGGCCTGATCTTCTTCATAGAAATGCTGCTGGCGACAATGGTTACGGGTCTGGTGGGACTGTTGCCAGAGATGGGAACACTGACACTTGCCAGTGTCACGGTGGCTGCTGCCCTGGTTGCGGGATTTTGCCTTCAAAAAAAAACCATGACACTATTTGAGCTTAAGCATAAACACTCTGAGGCGCATTTCTGA